A genomic segment from Bacteroidota bacterium encodes:
- a CDS encoding helix-turn-helix domain-containing protein, which yields MTEKDIPIYCINDIKDSGGEGNYSLHRFEYFDNNIGHLRELHRHDHFALFLISAGKGNHVIDFESFELKPNRLFFISPGQVHAWGELEDVSGFILLFSNDFFTAALQYIELRDYLFYNTLEKQSYLDLNEEESKYFIGLFKRIEDEQNNPANYSLNIIRSLLNIILFQLTRIYEQTFPIEKSTESVDYRVSEFEKLVREHYKTKKAVSEYAELLFITPNYLNAICKKTKGKVAGELIRDRIMIEAKRLLAHSDLTVAEIAFELNFEDNSYFGRFFKKYDGKTPAHFRKEVRKFTELHPLHPLPDFLYIEPTPEDQQPTP from the coding sequence ATGACAGAAAAGGATATCCCTATCTATTGCATTAACGATATAAAGGATTCAGGTGGTGAAGGAAATTACTCTTTACACCGATTTGAATATTTCGACAATAATATTGGTCATCTCAGAGAACTTCACCGTCATGATCACTTTGCCCTTTTTCTCATTTCTGCCGGGAAGGGTAATCATGTAATAGATTTTGAATCTTTCGAATTAAAACCCAATCGGCTATTTTTTATTAGTCCCGGACAGGTACATGCTTGGGGAGAATTGGAGGATGTAAGTGGGTTTATACTTTTGTTCTCTAACGATTTTTTTACCGCAGCACTTCAGTATATTGAGTTGCGCGACTATTTGTTTTATAACACCCTTGAAAAGCAATCCTACTTAGACCTTAATGAGGAAGAATCAAAATACTTTATAGGGCTGTTTAAAAGAATCGAGGACGAACAAAATAATCCTGCCAATTATAGCCTGAATATTATTCGCTCTTTGCTCAATATCATTTTATTTCAGCTCACCAGAATTTATGAGCAGACATTTCCTATCGAAAAAAGTACAGAATCGGTTGATTATAGAGTGAGCGAATTTGAAAAGTTGGTACGGGAGCATTATAAGACCAAGAAGGCTGTTTCAGAATATGCAGAACTACTTTTTATTACCCCAAACTATCTTAATGCCATTTGCAAGAAAACAAAAGGGAAGGTCGCCGGAGAACTGATTCGAGACCGGATTATGATTGAAGCAAAAAGGCTTTTGGCTCATTCCGACTTGACGGTTGCTGAGATCGCATTCGAGTTGAACTTTGAAGACAACAGTTACTTTGGGCGATTCTTTAAGAAATATGACGGAAAAACTCCTGCTCATTTCCGGAAGGAAGTCAGAAAGTTTACTGAGTTGCATCCTTTGCATCCTTTGCCGGACTTTCTTTATATTGAACCAACACCGGAAGACCAACAACCTACTCCTTAA
- the folB gene encoding dihydroneopterin aldolase, with amino-acid sequence MGLIALEGLQFYSHHGYHKEEQVLGGKYSVDVYMQLDYSQAAANDDLKKTINYEEVYKTVKEEMGVPARLIEHVCQRIIDKLSLQYPHLYYLKVRISKHNPPLKGHVDRVFVTLEKGVPEVSV; translated from the coding sequence ATGGGATTGATTGCGCTCGAAGGACTCCAGTTTTATTCGCACCACGGCTATCATAAAGAAGAGCAGGTGTTGGGTGGTAAATATTCGGTAGATGTATATATGCAATTAGATTACAGCCAGGCTGCCGCCAACGACGATTTGAAAAAGACGATCAACTATGAAGAGGTCTATAAAACGGTCAAAGAAGAAATGGGAGTTCCTGCTCGTTTGATAGAACATGTGTGCCAAAGGATTATAGATAAGTTGAGCCTCCAATATCCTCATCTCTATTACCTAAAGGTTCGGATCAGCAAACACAATCCCCCGTTGAAAGGACACGTGGATAGGGTCTTTGTAACTCTGGAAAAAGGTGTGCCGGAAGTATCGGTATAA
- a CDS encoding OmpA family protein, with product MKVVHRSILLFLLILVSACKPTKFVIKDGKTAVELKLFNESLDFLLKEFNAEKDPIKQQPKAFAVAESYRKFNDLANAEKWYQKCLDLNGGSQALFMLAMMQKQQEKYAEAYNNFEKFQRISSGGFEGRKQANQCREALEWKKEFSRISVTNIEAINSSASDYSLRPFKPNQFVFSSSRDQATGSGRDGWTGEKFSDIFVTELKAGSFTPPTSFATTLNTDAHESSPTFSKDFKEIYFIRCKPEDQSNQFCHLYYSAFNNEHWNEPVRVDVFPDTVNVYDPFLSPDGNLLLLSSDAPGGFGGTDLYLFNKIDTGWSAPINLGGSINTPESERFPWLDEKYNLYFSSNGLPGMGGLDIFKSARVKNSFREPINLKYPINSGADDFAFYIDKYKPDTENDTILFSGYFSSSRAGGKGKDDLYRFEERWLNLFVLRGKVLEKKYENPENPDSKVLGLKTLPKAKVELKMADERILNAAFSDTGGNFIFRLEAETDYKITAGKNGYFSNNTLITTKGKRNKDSTYINLYTQIELDKIFTQKMIVIPNIYYDYDKATLRPESKLVLDSIMIFFKDNPDLTIEIGSHTDSRGSDEYNQKLSQARAQSVVDYLVEKQIPKDRLIAKGYGETAPVNQCRNGVNCTEDEHQKNRRTTFRVASAKLNLESIEPEDIKVVPKE from the coding sequence GTGAAAGTAGTGCACCGGTCCATTCTATTGTTCTTGCTGATTTTGGTTTCTGCTTGCAAGCCTACCAAGTTTGTGATAAAAGACGGAAAGACAGCCGTAGAACTTAAACTCTTCAACGAAAGTCTTGATTTTTTGTTGAAGGAATTCAACGCGGAAAAAGATCCTATTAAACAACAGCCTAAAGCCTTTGCCGTTGCTGAGTCCTATCGAAAGTTTAATGATTTGGCGAACGCGGAAAAGTGGTATCAAAAATGCTTAGACCTGAATGGCGGGTCTCAGGCACTTTTCATGTTGGCAATGATGCAGAAACAGCAGGAGAAGTATGCAGAGGCTTATAATAATTTCGAAAAATTCCAACGCATCTCTTCCGGAGGTTTTGAGGGACGCAAACAAGCCAATCAATGTCGCGAAGCCTTAGAATGGAAAAAGGAATTTTCGCGTATATCAGTTACTAATATCGAAGCAATCAATTCTTCTGCTAGTGATTATTCTTTGCGTCCGTTTAAACCAAACCAATTTGTATTCTCTTCTTCAAGAGACCAAGCTACCGGCTCTGGTAGAGACGGCTGGACAGGAGAAAAGTTCAGTGATATCTTTGTCACCGAGTTAAAGGCAGGGAGTTTCACTCCTCCTACTTCTTTTGCAACCACGCTTAATACGGACGCTCATGAAAGTTCACCGACTTTCAGTAAAGACTTCAAAGAGATCTACTTTATCCGATGCAAGCCGGAGGATCAGAGCAATCAATTCTGTCATCTCTATTACAGTGCATTTAATAACGAACACTGGAACGAACCGGTACGTGTAGATGTGTTTCCCGATACGGTAAACGTATATGATCCATTCCTCTCTCCCGATGGAAATCTGCTGCTGTTGTCATCTGACGCACCTGGTGGTTTTGGAGGAACCGACTTGTATCTTTTCAATAAAATAGATACCGGTTGGAGCGCTCCCATCAATTTAGGCGGAAGTATCAACACTCCTGAAAGTGAGCGCTTTCCCTGGCTAGACGAAAAGTATAATCTCTATTTCTCTTCCAACGGTTTGCCGGGTATGGGTGGCTTAGATATTTTCAAATCTGCCAGAGTAAAAAACTCCTTCCGGGAACCTATCAATTTGAAATATCCCATCAACAGTGGTGCTGACGATTTCGCTTTTTATATTGATAAGTATAAACCGGATACTGAGAACGATACTATTCTTTTTTCTGGATATTTCTCTTCGTCCAGAGCGGGTGGAAAAGGAAAGGATGACCTATACCGCTTTGAGGAAAGGTGGTTAAATCTGTTTGTACTTAGGGGTAAGGTATTGGAAAAAAAATACGAAAATCCAGAGAACCCAGATAGCAAAGTATTGGGTTTGAAAACCCTTCCTAAAGCCAAGGTTGAATTAAAAATGGCTGATGAACGAATCCTAAATGCTGCTTTTTCAGATACAGGAGGCAATTTCATTTTTAGATTAGAAGCGGAAACAGACTACAAAATAACCGCTGGGAAGAATGGCTACTTCAGCAACAATACTTTAATCACCACCAAGGGAAAACGTAATAAGGATTCCACATACATTAATTTGTATACCCAGATTGAACTCGATAAAATTTTTACACAGAAGATGATTGTCATCCCCAATATCTATTACGATTATGACAAGGCCACTCTGCGCCCGGAATCAAAACTTGTGTTAGACTCCATCATGATTTTCTTCAAAGACAACCCGGACCTCACTATCGAGATAGGATCACATACCGACAGTCGGGGAAGTGATGAATACAATCAGAAACTATCGCAGGCGCGCGCACAAAGCGTGGTTGACTATCTAGTTGAAAAACAAATTCCAAAAGACCGATTGATTGCGAAGGGATATGGGGAGACTGCTCCTGTCAATCAATGCAGAAATGGCGTGAACTGTACAGAAGATGAGCACCAAAAAAATCGGCGCACCACCTTCAGGGTGGCGTCGGCTAAACTTAATCTGGAATCTATCGAACCCGAAGACATTAAAGTAGTACCAAAAGAATAA
- a CDS encoding EamA family transporter: MLYLILSILSSSLLVLAFKVFERTRTPIFQAIVFNYLSATLCAYLFLPNKSSFATGEIWTNSWLSFSLLLGSLFITVFNLISIATVRYGVSTASVAMKLGLVFPVLLAFTIYGEEFNWMKLVGILLAFVAVVLSSIRDAPMHQTHKSSFAVLPFFIFAGSGLCDSLTQLANKKYVAQTGMEEFSFFLFAAAATLGTLIFAFQLSRKKTSFHWKSLVGGVVLGIVNYFSFLFMLKALATVSWGSSVVFPLSNLGTVACASLAGILIFREKISLTNAVGLIFAVLAIALIVGAHYL, encoded by the coding sequence GTGCTTTACTTAATCCTCTCTATTCTTTCTTCGTCGCTGTTGGTACTCGCCTTTAAGGTATTTGAGCGAACACGAACTCCAATTTTTCAAGCAATTGTTTTCAATTATTTGTCTGCCACTCTCTGTGCCTATCTTTTTCTCCCCAATAAATCATCTTTTGCCACCGGAGAAATCTGGACAAATTCTTGGTTGTCTTTCTCGCTGCTGCTAGGAAGTCTTTTCATCACTGTTTTCAATCTGATCAGTATTGCTACTGTCCGGTACGGAGTTTCAACGGCTTCGGTTGCAATGAAGCTTGGTTTGGTGTTTCCCGTGCTTCTTGCTTTTACTATTTACGGAGAAGAATTTAACTGGATGAAACTGGTAGGTATTTTGCTAGCCTTTGTGGCGGTTGTATTGTCATCCATTCGAGATGCTCCAATGCATCAAACGCACAAATCGTCCTTTGCAGTATTGCCATTTTTCATTTTTGCAGGAAGCGGATTATGTGACAGTTTAACCCAATTGGCTAATAAGAAATATGTGGCTCAAACCGGAATGGAGGAATTTTCATTTTTCCTCTTCGCCGCCGCTGCCACATTAGGTACGCTAATCTTCGCTTTTCAGTTATCCAGAAAAAAAACCTCTTTTCATTGGAAGAGCCTTGTTGGCGGAGTTGTATTGGGAATTGTTAACTACTTCTCTTTTCTTTTCATGCTCAAAGCATTGGCAACTGTTTCTTGGGGAAGTTCTGTGGTGTTTCCTCTAAGCAACTTAGGAACAGTCGCCTGTGCTTCGCTAGCTGGAATTCTAATATTCCGCGAGAAAATATCACTTACAAATGCCGTCGGATTGATATTCGCAGTTCTTGCTATTGCGCTGATAGTTGGAGCGCATTATCTATAG
- a CDS encoding acyl-CoA dehydrogenase family protein, with amino-acid sequence MEDKYQFHDYYQVDDLLTTEHKLIRETIRNYVKKKLSPIIEDYAQRAEFPKHIVKELGDIGAFGPNIPAEYGGGGMDEISYGIIMQELERCDSGIRSTASVQGSLVMYPIYKYGSEEQKKKYLPKLAKGELLGCFGLTEPNHGSNPGGMETKFEDKGDHYLLNGAKLWISNSPFADLAIVWAKNEAGKIQGLIVERGDKGFTTPTTHGKWSLRASATGELVFNNVKVPKENLLPNVSGLKGPLGCLSSARYGIAWGAIGAALDCYDTALRYSKERIQFGKPIGQFQLQQKKLAEMITEITKAQLMVWRLGVLKNEGKATAAQISMAKRNSCEIALDIARNARQMLGGMGITGEYPIMRHSMNLESVITYEGTHDIHLLITGNDVTGLDAFK; translated from the coding sequence ATGGAAGACAAATACCAGTTTCACGACTATTATCAGGTAGATGATTTGCTAACCACCGAGCATAAACTCATCCGCGAAACCATTCGCAACTATGTGAAGAAAAAACTTAGCCCCATTATCGAGGATTATGCGCAGCGCGCCGAATTCCCGAAACATATTGTGAAGGAATTGGGAGATATTGGTGCCTTTGGTCCCAATATTCCTGCCGAATATGGCGGAGGAGGAATGGATGAAATTTCGTATGGAATCATCATGCAGGAATTAGAGCGCTGTGATTCAGGCATTCGCTCTACCGCATCCGTACAAGGTTCGCTAGTGATGTATCCAATCTATAAATATGGTAGCGAGGAACAGAAGAAAAAGTATTTGCCGAAGTTGGCTAAAGGTGAACTCTTGGGTTGTTTTGGTTTGACCGAACCCAACCACGGCTCGAACCCCGGCGGCATGGAAACAAAATTTGAAGACAAAGGCGACCATTATTTATTGAATGGAGCTAAGTTGTGGATCAGCAATTCGCCCTTTGCAGATTTAGCGATTGTTTGGGCTAAAAATGAAGCGGGCAAAATTCAGGGACTGATAGTAGAGCGGGGCGATAAAGGATTCACCACTCCTACCACTCATGGCAAATGGAGCCTGCGAGCTTCGGCCACCGGCGAGTTGGTCTTTAATAATGTAAAAGTTCCAAAAGAAAATTTACTTCCCAATGTTTCGGGATTGAAAGGACCTTTGGGTTGTCTTTCTTCCGCACGCTATGGAATAGCCTGGGGAGCGATTGGCGCAGCGCTCGATTGTTATGACACAGCACTGAGATATTCTAAAGAAAGAATACAGTTTGGTAAACCAATTGGACAATTTCAGTTGCAACAAAAGAAATTAGCCGAGATGATTACCGAAATCACCAAAGCACAACTAATGGTTTGGCGTTTGGGGGTTTTGAAGAATGAAGGAAAGGCGACGGCGGCTCAAATCAGCATGGCGAAAAGAAACAGTTGTGAAATAGCATTGGATATTGCGCGCAACGCCCGCCAGATGCTGGGTGGCATGGGAATTACAGGAGAATATCCCATCATGCGCCATTCGATGAATCTCGAATCGGTTATCACCTATGAAGGAACACATGACATCCACCTCCTGATTACGGGTAACGACGTAACCGGATTGGACGCATTCAAATAA
- the dnaB gene encoding replicative DNA helicase — MAEPVEIIKKSILRKSSVESNVLDYGKLPPQAKELEEAVLGAVMIEESAIDPIIDILKEDSFYVDAHQRIWRAIRTLFNNQSPIDLLTVTEQLKKNGELDAAGGPFFVAQLTNKIGSAANVEYHARLIAEKYIQRQLISTSTDIIKDAYEDTTDVFELLDKAEKNLFSIAENNLKRNSEKIGDLLMTELKEIDVRMHNSEDHLNGVPSGFFDLDRATGGWQKSDLIIVAARPAMGKTAFTLALARNAAIDHKKPVAIFSLEMSSAQLVQRMISMETHIPSDKLRRGNLEEYEYQILTSKIDHLRSAPLFIDDTPAINVFELRSKCRRLKQQHDIQMVIIDYLQLMSGSIDGKTGNREQEISQISRSLKGLAKELAIPVIALSQLSRAVETRGGDKKPILSDLRESGAIEQDADIVIFLYRGEYYGLTEDTSGQSIKDVAEVIIAKHRNGPVKTVRTRFINKFAKFENIDEIGTADQYMEIQDGQEKRKFKRLPSRMNEESEDDTTFEKRHKPDDFKGDEEVPF; from the coding sequence ATGGCTGAACCGGTAGAAATAATAAAGAAATCCATCCTGCGGAAAAGTTCCGTAGAATCCAATGTTTTAGACTATGGCAAACTTCCGCCACAAGCGAAAGAGTTGGAAGAAGCCGTATTGGGTGCCGTGATGATTGAGGAGAGCGCAATCGATCCAATTATTGACATCCTAAAAGAAGACTCATTTTATGTAGATGCGCATCAAAGAATCTGGCGCGCCATCCGAACACTATTTAACAATCAATCGCCGATTGATTTATTGACGGTTACGGAGCAACTTAAAAAGAATGGTGAGTTGGATGCCGCCGGAGGGCCTTTCTTTGTAGCGCAACTTACCAATAAAATAGGCTCCGCCGCCAACGTGGAATATCACGCCCGGTTGATTGCAGAAAAATACATACAAAGACAACTGATTTCTACCTCTACGGATATTATTAAGGATGCTTATGAAGACACAACCGATGTTTTTGAATTGCTTGATAAGGCTGAAAAAAATCTTTTCAGCATTGCAGAAAACAATCTGAAGCGTAATTCGGAAAAGATTGGCGATTTGTTAATGACGGAGTTGAAGGAGATTGATGTGCGCATGCACAACAGCGAAGACCACCTGAATGGTGTTCCCTCCGGCTTCTTCGATTTAGACCGGGCAACCGGTGGCTGGCAGAAATCGGATTTGATTATTGTCGCTGCTCGTCCGGCTATGGGTAAAACGGCCTTCACGCTGGCTCTGGCGCGCAACGCAGCGATAGATCACAAAAAGCCTGTGGCTATTTTCTCATTAGAAATGTCCTCGGCACAATTAGTGCAGCGTATGATCTCGATGGAAACACATATTCCTTCGGATAAACTGCGCCGCGGCAATCTGGAGGAATATGAATACCAGATTCTCACTTCCAAAATTGACCACCTGAGAAGTGCCCCTTTATTTATTGACGACACCCCGGCTATCAACGTTTTTGAACTTCGCTCCAAGTGTCGCCGCCTGAAACAGCAACATGATATTCAGATGGTTATCATTGATTATCTTCAGTTGATGAGTGGCAGCATTGATGGTAAAACCGGAAATCGTGAACAAGAAATCAGTCAGATTTCCCGCTCGTTAAAAGGACTGGCAAAAGAATTAGCTATCCCGGTCATTGCACTCTCTCAGCTTTCGCGTGCCGTTGAAACCAGAGGCGGTGATAAGAAACCCATCCTTTCTGACTTGCGTGAATCAGGAGCAATTGAGCAAGATGCAGATATTGTCATATTTCTTTACAGAGGTGAATATTATGGCTTAACTGAAGATACGAGCGGACAAAGTATCAAAGATGTGGCAGAGGTCATTATCGCAAAACATCGGAATGGTCCAGTGAAAACGGTGAGAACCCGATTCATCAATAAGTTTGCGAAGTTTGAAAACATAGATGAAATAGGCACTGCCGACCAATATATGGAAATTCAGGACGGTCAAGAAAAGAGAAAATTCAAACGGCTCCCCTCTCGAATGAATGAAGAATCCGAAGATGATACTACTTTTGAAAAACGGCACAAACCGGATGATTTTAAAGGAGATGAAGAAGTTCCATTTTAA
- a CDS encoding M36 family metallopeptidase, with protein sequence MKYFALIVSLIVGLNLSSQKNTPSGTMTAYRQLPCKSSFDQIHFEGKNTTETIHQFLLSYLATLNDARSNLVLNYRHESLGGYHYSFHQTFSGVPVYQSEVKVNTNKQNLILSIFDNSYSTQGWRLNTETANEQSIIAFHPRSGEPVLAYIHPTSPFKEIIQTANEILYERDTRMYSSAVPDSTVSGRVFNPDPLTTAGKLYDTNTIYKHNNNANAPWIESQLQTVNFKTNFDGVKFTLEGPYVIISDFDTPNVAPATSTLPQFNYSRPNTGLEDVNAFYHANRFRDYVAGMGFTCANVRVNMDTHAAYGADQSFFSSSQSPPRIYFGTGGVPDAQDADVIIHEYGHFISDNASPASNVGYERTSLDEGLGDYLAAAYSRSINTFKEEWVFNWDGHNEFWNGRLVNSTKHYPNDMSYSSIYRDAEIWSSTLFQLNTDLGRDIMDRLILESHYNYAQNISMTDAAQLLISMDTILNNGANYCAIFKRLYERGLLAFRSNPCGISSVGESTDGSSGGFHFIQDGYSFTLTSSSDAGEPVQVDIYSLDGAKQLSHSKDAFFSNTYTYSNPFLSAGMYVVYVRNKYISGTFKWVKTF encoded by the coding sequence ATGAAATACTTCGCACTGATTGTTTCTCTTATTGTTGGTCTAAATCTAAGCTCACAAAAAAATACACCATCGGGAACAATGACTGCCTATCGTCAACTTCCCTGTAAAAGCTCATTCGATCAAATTCATTTTGAGGGAAAAAATACTACTGAAACCATCCATCAGTTCCTACTTTCCTATTTGGCTACACTAAACGACGCTAGAAGTAATCTTGTTTTGAATTACCGTCACGAAAGCCTCGGTGGATATCACTATTCTTTCCACCAAACATTTTCAGGTGTTCCGGTCTATCAATCCGAAGTAAAGGTGAATACGAATAAGCAAAATCTAATCCTCTCAATTTTCGACAATTCATATTCTACACAAGGCTGGAGACTAAATACTGAAACAGCAAATGAACAATCCATTATAGCATTTCATCCTCGCTCTGGGGAACCAGTACTAGCCTATATACACCCTACAAGTCCATTTAAGGAAATCATTCAAACTGCTAATGAAATATTATACGAACGAGACACACGCATGTACAGCAGTGCCGTACCTGACTCAACCGTAAGCGGTAGAGTATTTAACCCCGACCCATTGACAACTGCCGGGAAGTTATACGACACCAATACAATATATAAGCATAATAACAATGCCAATGCCCCCTGGATTGAATCTCAATTACAAACCGTAAACTTCAAAACAAACTTTGACGGAGTAAAATTTACACTTGAAGGTCCTTATGTAATCATCAGCGATTTTGATACGCCAAATGTAGCACCAGCTACCAGTACACTTCCTCAATTTAATTATAGCCGACCCAATACAGGATTAGAAGACGTCAATGCCTTCTACCATGCCAACCGCTTCAGAGATTATGTAGCCGGCATGGGATTTACTTGTGCCAATGTACGTGTGAACATGGATACTCATGCTGCTTACGGTGCCGACCAGTCCTTTTTCTCATCCAGTCAGAGTCCGCCGCGTATTTACTTTGGAACCGGAGGCGTGCCTGATGCGCAGGATGCCGATGTGATTATTCATGAATATGGACACTTCATATCAGACAATGCTTCTCCGGCGAGCAATGTGGGATATGAACGCACGTCGCTTGATGAAGGTTTAGGAGATTATCTTGCTGCTGCATATTCCCGTAGCATCAATACTTTCAAAGAAGAGTGGGTATTCAACTGGGATGGTCATAATGAATTTTGGAATGGGCGTTTGGTAAATTCAACAAAGCATTATCCCAACGATATGAGTTATTCTAGTATTTACCGGGATGCGGAAATTTGGTCTTCTACTTTATTCCAACTGAACACAGATCTTGGTCGAGACATCATGGATAGGCTGATTCTAGAATCGCATTATAATTATGCCCAAAATATCTCCATGACTGATGCCGCACAACTGCTCATCAGCATGGATACCATTCTAAACAATGGCGCAAACTATTGTGCAATATTCAAAAGGTTGTATGAACGAGGACTTCTGGCTTTCCGTTCTAACCCTTGCGGTATTTCATCTGTCGGTGAATCTACCGATGGTTCCTCTGGTGGATTTCATTTCATTCAGGATGGATATTCTTTCACCCTTACTTCTTCTTCAGATGCTGGAGAACCCGTTCAAGTAGATATTTATTCGCTGGACGGCGCAAAACAATTATCTCATTCAAAGGATGCTTTCTTCTCAAACACTTATACCTATTCCAATCCCTTTTTATCTGCCGGGATGTATGTGGTCTATGTCCGCAACAAATATATTTCCGGTACTTTCAAATGGGTTAAAACCTTTTAA